The DNA segment CCCCGCCGACGCTGCCGGTCTCGTCGCCGTTGATCCGGCCGAAGCCGTTGTAGCCGAACGTCAGCTCCAGGAAGGAGTTGTGCTGCGAGCCGCCGATGTACGGGCGCGAGGACGCGGGCCACAGCTCCACGATCGCCACCCACCAGCCGCCGGCCACCACCATCACCGCGGTGGCCGAGAGCAGCTGCCAGAGCCGCCTGACCGGCCGCACCGGCGCGCACACCGCGTACAGCACGGCGAGCGGCGGCAGGATCAGGAACGCCTGCAGCGTCTTGACGAGGAAGGCGAGGCCGACCACGGCACCCGCCGCCACCAGCCACTTCGTCCGCCCGTGCTCCACCGCGCGCAGCACGCAGTACACGGTCACGGTCATGAGGAGGGCGAGCAGCGCGTCCGGGTTGTCGAACCGGAACATCAGCGCCGCGACCGGGGTCAGCGCGAACGCGCCCACCGCGATCAGCCCGCCCGCCGGGCTGAACCGGCGCCGAACGGCCGCGTAGAGCACGGCCGCCGTGGCCACGGCCATCAGCACCTCGGGCACCAGGACCTGCCAGGACCCGAGGCCGAAGATCCGCACCGACAGCGCCATGGGCCACAGGGCGGCGGGCGGCTTGTCGACGGTGATGGAGTTCCCGGCGTCCAGCGAGCCGAAGAAGAACGCCTTCCAGCTCTGGCTGCCGGCCTGCGCGGCGGCGGCGTAGAAGGAGTTGGCGTACCCGGAGGCGCTCAGGTTCCAGAGGTAGAGCAGCCCGGTGGCCAGCAGCGACGCGAGGAACGCGGGCCGCACCCACGCCGCGTCCTCGGCCCGGCCCCGCCACAGCAGGGCGAGCCGGCGGGCGCCGGGGGGACGGAGGATCAGGGGGTAGGTCGTCATCGGGCGGTCCTCGGGTCGTGGCCGTGGTCGTGGGTGGGGGCTGGAGCGGAGGTAGGAGCGGGGGCGGTGGTGCGCCCCTGGTGGGGGTACGCCGGGGCCGCCGGATGCAGGTCGGTCACCGGGTATGTCGGCGGGTACGTCGGCGGGTACGTCGGGACGCGGCGTTCCGCGAACACCCACACCCGCATCAGCAGGAACCGCAGCACCGTGGCCGCGAGGTTCGCGGCGACCAGTACGGCGATTTCCGTGGAGTGCGGGGCGTCGGCGCGCGCTGTGTGCAGCGCCGCGAGCGACCCGCTGGTCAGGGCGAGCCCGATGCCGAACACCACGAGACCCTGCGCCTGGTGCCGCAGCGCGCGTTCGCGCCCCCGCACCCCGAACGTGAGCCTCCGGTTGGCCGCGGTGTTGGCGAACGCCGAGACGAGCAGCGCCAGCGCGTTGGCCGCCTGCGCGCCGCAGAACGTCCGGAAGCCCGAGTACAGCAGCAGGTAGAACAGCGTCGACAGCACCCCGACGACGCAGAACCCCACCAGTTGCCGGGTCAGTCCGCGGGGCACCCCGGCGAGCGCCCGGTCGCGCGGATCGTCGCCGAAGGGCCGCGCGAGACGGTCCAGCGGCAGCGCGCCCACCGCGAGCGCGCGCCCCACCCGCCAGACGCCTCTGAGGTCGTCGACGGCGGTCCGCACGATGTGAACGGTGGAGTCGGGGTCGTCGACCCAGTCGACGGGCACCTCGTGGATCCGCAGCCCGGCGCGCTCGGCGAGCACCAGCATCTCGGTGTCGAAGAACCACCCGGTGTCCGTCACCATCGGCAGCAGCTCCCGCGCCACCTCCCGCCTGATCGCCTTGAAGCCGCACTGCGCGTCGGAGAACCGGGCGGCCAGCGAGCCGCGCAGGATCAGGTTGTAGGCGCGGCTGATCAGCTCCCGCCGGGGCCCGCGCACCACGCGCGAACTGCGCGCGAGACGGGAGCCGATGGCCAGGTCGGAGTGGCCGGAGATGAGCGGCGCGACGAGCGGCAGCAGCGCGTTGAGGTCCGTGGAGAGGTCCACGTCCATGTAGGCGAGCACCGGCGCGTCGGACGCGGACCACACGGCGCGCAGCGCCCGCCCGCGCCCCTTCTCCTCCAGCCGCGCGCTGCGCACCTCGGGCACCGACGCCGCGAGCCGCGCCGCGACGTGCGGGGTCGCGTCCACGGAGGCGTTGTCCGCGATCGTGATCCGGAAGGGGTACGGGAAGGTGCGCGCGAGGTGGGCGTGCAGCCGGCGCACGCAGGGTTCCAGGTCCCGTTCCTCGTTGTAGACGGGGATCACCACGTCGAGGAGGGGTGCGAGGGGCGTTCCCGGCGCGCCCCCGCGCCCCGCCGGGAGGTGCTCGCGCGCGGGCAGGGTCCCTCCGCCGAAGTGCCGGCCGGGGGCCGGACCCGCGCCGGGTCCCGCGCCCGGTCCGGGCCCCGCAGAAGATTCGGTTCGCATACCGCCGACGCTCGCGGACCGCTCTGTCAGGGGCGTGTGGTGAGGCTGTGGCGAGGCTATGAGTCGCATGGTGAGCCCTTGCGGGGTGCGCCCGGGTCCCCTCAGGAGCGCGGGGGTGTGTCGATGTGCGGGTCGACCCCGGCCCACTCAGGGGCGCGGGGTGGGGGTACCTCCCACGCCCTCAAGGCAGTGGGGGAGCGACCAGCCACAACGCACCGCCAGACCGCCACCGACCCGAAGGGGCAGTCTCTGTCGTCTCCGGACCACCGCCAGGCGGTACTTCCCCCGCAGTTCCCCGAGCTCCTGAAAAAACGGGGCTACGCCCCGAACGGGGGCGCCGGCACCGACGGCAACCACACCGTGAAAACCGTGTGCCCCGGCACACTCCACGCACCCACCGTCCCGCCGTGCGCCGCCGTCACCGCCTGCACGATGGCCAGGCCGAGCCCGGTGGACGCGGGCGAACCGCCCACCGCACCCACCGCACTCACCGGACTCACCGGACTCACCGCACCGGGGCCGACCGGGCCGCCCTGCGACCCCCCTTCGCCCCGCCCCGCCCGCGCCCGCGACGCGTCCCCCCGCGCGAACCGTTCGAAGACGTGCGGCAGCAGCTCGGCCGGGATGCCGGGCCCGTCGTCCTCGACGTCGAGGCGCACCCACGGCCCGTCCCGCTGGACGCGTGCCGTGACGGTGGTGCCGGGCGGGGTGTGTGTACGGGCGTTGGCGAGGAGGTTGACCAGCACCTGGTGGAGCCGGGCCGCGTCGCCGGAGACGAGCATGGGCACGTCCGGCAGGTCCAGCCGCCACGCGTGGCCCGCTCCCACCGCGCCCGCCGCCCGCGCGTCGCTGAGCGCGTCCACCACGATCGGCGAGAGATCAGTGCTCTCGTACGAGAGCGGCCGTCCCGCGTCCAGCCGGGCGAGCAGCAGCAGGTCCTCCACGAGTCCCGTCATCCGCCGTGCCTCGGACTCGATACGGCCCACCGCGTGCCGGGTGTCGGGCCCGATCTCCTCGTGCCCGCGCCGGGTCAGCTCCGCGTAGCCGCGGATCGAGGCGAGCGGCGTGCGCAGTTCGTGGCTGGCGTCGGCGACGAACTGGCGCACCCGCGTCTCGCTGCGCTGCCGCGCCTCCAGCGCCTCGTGCACGTGGTCGAGCATCCGGTTGAGTGCCGCGCCGACCTGCCCGACCTCGGTGGCCGGGTCGGCCTCGGCGTCCGGCACCCGCTCGTGGAGGGCGACCTCCCCGCTGTGCAGGGGCAGTTCGGAGACCCGGGTGGCGGTCGCGGCGACCCTGCGCAACGGGCGCAGCGCGACGCCGACGGTGGCCGCGCCCGCGAGGGACGCCGCGACGAGACCGGCGCCGGTGACGCTCACCTCGACCGCGATGAGGGTGTGCAGGGTGTTCGTCACCCGGTCCGTGGGAAGCCCGACGAGGAACGACCCGCGCTCGCCCGTGGCGGCGGACACCCGGTACTCGCCCAGTCCCGGCACGTCCACGCTGTGCGGCTTGCCGTCCTGGTCGACAGCCCCGAGCGCGCTCTTCTGACTCTGCGTCAGCGGCGCGGCCTGCGCTTGGCCGCCCGACCGGTCCCCCTGCCGCTCCTCGCTGACGGCGGCCTGCCCGATCGCCCTGTCGCCGTCCAGGGTGGCCCCGATGGTGCCGAGCTCCTGGGGGCCCTTGCTGACGAAGTCGAGGGGATCGTGCCTCGGCAGCCCCGCCGCACC comes from the Streptomyces sp. TS71-3 genome and includes:
- a CDS encoding bifunctional glycosyltransferase family 2/GtrA family protein: MRTESSAGPGPGAGPGAGPAPGRHFGGGTLPAREHLPAGRGGAPGTPLAPLLDVVIPVYNEERDLEPCVRRLHAHLARTFPYPFRITIADNASVDATPHVAARLAASVPEVRSARLEEKGRGRALRAVWSASDAPVLAYMDVDLSTDLNALLPLVAPLISGHSDLAIGSRLARSSRVVRGPRRELISRAYNLILRGSLAARFSDAQCGFKAIRREVARELLPMVTDTGWFFDTEMLVLAERAGLRIHEVPVDWVDDPDSTVHIVRTAVDDLRGVWRVGRALAVGALPLDRLARPFGDDPRDRALAGVPRGLTRQLVGFCVVGVLSTLFYLLLYSGFRTFCGAQAANALALLVSAFANTAANRRLTFGVRGRERALRHQAQGLVVFGIGLALTSGSLAALHTARADAPHSTEIAVLVAANLAATVLRFLLMRVWVFAERRVPTYPPTYPPTYPVTDLHPAAPAYPHQGRTTAPAPTSAPAPTHDHGHDPRTAR
- a CDS encoding cell wall metabolism sensor histidine kinase WalK — its product is MRTRLVVAAVTLIAVVCTVIGTVTTIALRSHLYEQLDGQLGELGARAAGPHAFASQGGQGDQGDQGDRGDQGERPPVPPLPGAAGLPRHDPLDFVSKGPQELGTIGATLDGDRAIGQAAVSEERQGDRSGGQAQAAPLTQSQKSALGAVDQDGKPHSVDVPGLGEYRVSAATGERGSFLVGLPTDRVTNTLHTLIAVEVSVTGAGLVAASLAGAATVGVALRPLRRVAATATRVSELPLHSGEVALHERVPDAEADPATEVGQVGAALNRMLDHVHEALEARQRSETRVRQFVADASHELRTPLASIRGYAELTRRGHEEIGPDTRHAVGRIESEARRMTGLVEDLLLLARLDAGRPLSYESTDLSPIVVDALSDARAAGAVGAGHAWRLDLPDVPMLVSGDAARLHQVLVNLLANARTHTPPGTTVTARVQRDGPWVRLDVEDDGPGIPAELLPHVFERFARGDASRARAGRGEGGSQGGPVGPGAVSPVSPVSAVGAVGGSPASTGLGLAIVQAVTAAHGGTVGAWSVPGHTVFTVWLPSVPAPPFGA